From Mauremys reevesii isolate NIE-2019 linkage group 10, ASM1616193v1, whole genome shotgun sequence, the proteins below share one genomic window:
- the COPS3 gene encoding COP9 signalosome complex subunit 3 isoform X1, which yields MASALEQFVNSVRQLSAQGQMTQLCELINKSGELLAKNLSHLDTVLGALDVQEHSLGVLAVLFVKFSMPSVPDFETLFSQVQLFISTCNGEHIRYATDTFAGLCHQLTNALVERKQPLRGIGILRQAIDKMQMNTNQLTSIHADLCQLCLLAKCFKPALPYLDVDMMDICKENGAYDAKHFLCYYYYGGMIYTGLKNFERALYFYEQAITTPAMAVSHIMLESYKKYILVSLILLGKVQQLPKYTSQIVGRFIKPLSNAYHELAQVYSTNKPSELRNLVNKHSETFTRDNNMGLVKQCLSSLYKKNIQRLTKTFLTLSLQDMASRVQLSGPQEAEKYVLHMIEDGEIFASINQKDGMVCFHDNPEKYNNPAMLHNIDQEMLKCIELDERLKAMDQEITVNPQFVQKSMGSQEDDSGSKPSSYS from the exons ATGGCGTCCGCCCTGGAGCAGTTCGTCAACAGCGTCCGGCAGCTCTCGGCCCAAG GGCAAATGACCCAGCTTTGTGAATTGATCAATAAAAGCGGGGAACTGCTAGCAAAAAATCTCTCCCATCTGGATACAGTGCTTGGTGCCCTGGATGTGCAAGAACACTCTTTAGGGGTTCTTGCTGTTTT gttTGTGAAGTTTTCTATGCCAAGTGTCCCTGATTTCGAAACATTATTCTCGCAGGTCCAGCTTTTTATCAGCACTTGTAATGGGGAGCACATTAGATATGCAACAGACACTT TTGCTGGCCTCTGCCACCAGTTAACAAATGCCCTTGTGGAAAGAAAACAG CCCCTGCGAGGAATTGGCATTCTCAGACAAGCCATAGACAAGATGCAGATGAACACAAACCAGCTGACCTCAATACATGCAGATCTCTGCCAG CTCTGTTTGTTAGCAAAATGCTTTAAACCTGCCCTCCCATATCTAGATGTGGACATGATGGATATTTGTAAAGAGAATGGGGCATATGATGCGAAGCACTTTTTATGTTACTACTACTATGGTGGGATGATATACACTGGGCTAAAGAACTTTGAAAGAGCGCTCTACTTTTACGAACAG GCAATAACTACTCCAGCCATGGCAGTCAGTCATATTATGTTGGAATCGTATAAAAAGTACATTCTAGTTTCTTTGATACTACTTGGCAAAGTTCAACAGCTACCGAAGTACACCTCTCAGATAGTGGGTAGATTCATTAAG CCCCTTAGTAATGCATACCATGAATTAGCACAAGTTTATTCAACCAATAAACCATCGGAGCTCCGAAACTTGGTCAACAAACATAGTGAAACATTCACCAGAGATAACAATATGGGGCTGGTTAAGCAGTGCTTGTCATCTCTTTATAAAAAGAATATACAGAGGTTAACCAAG ACATTTTTAACCCTGTCATTACAAGATATGGCAAGTAGAGTGCAGCTATCAGGGCCGCAGGAAGCAGAAAAATATGTCCTTCACATG ATAGAAGATGGTGAAATCTTTGCAAGTATTAATCAGAAAGATGGTATGGTCTGTTTCCATGATAATCCTGAAAAATACAATAATCCGGCTATGCTTCATAACATTGATCAGGAG ATGCTGAAATGTATAGAGCTTGACGAACGACTGAAAGCCATGGATCAAGAGATCACTGTGAACCCTCAGTTTGTGCAGAAG AGTATGGGCTCTCAAGAAGATGATTCAGGAAGCAAACCTTCAAGTTATTCTTGA
- the COPS3 gene encoding COP9 signalosome complex subunit 3 isoform X2, translating into MASALEQFVNSVRQLSAQGQMTQLCELINKSGELLAKNLSHLDTVLGALDVQEHSLGVLAVLFVKFSMPSVPDFETLFSQVQLFISTCNGEHIRYATDTFAGLCHQLTNALVERKQPLRGIGILRQAIDKMQMNTNQLTSIHADLCQAITTPAMAVSHIMLESYKKYILVSLILLGKVQQLPKYTSQIVGRFIKPLSNAYHELAQVYSTNKPSELRNLVNKHSETFTRDNNMGLVKQCLSSLYKKNIQRLTKTFLTLSLQDMASRVQLSGPQEAEKYVLHMIEDGEIFASINQKDGMVCFHDNPEKYNNPAMLHNIDQEMLKCIELDERLKAMDQEITVNPQFVQKSMGSQEDDSGSKPSSYS; encoded by the exons ATGGCGTCCGCCCTGGAGCAGTTCGTCAACAGCGTCCGGCAGCTCTCGGCCCAAG GGCAAATGACCCAGCTTTGTGAATTGATCAATAAAAGCGGGGAACTGCTAGCAAAAAATCTCTCCCATCTGGATACAGTGCTTGGTGCCCTGGATGTGCAAGAACACTCTTTAGGGGTTCTTGCTGTTTT gttTGTGAAGTTTTCTATGCCAAGTGTCCCTGATTTCGAAACATTATTCTCGCAGGTCCAGCTTTTTATCAGCACTTGTAATGGGGAGCACATTAGATATGCAACAGACACTT TTGCTGGCCTCTGCCACCAGTTAACAAATGCCCTTGTGGAAAGAAAACAG CCCCTGCGAGGAATTGGCATTCTCAGACAAGCCATAGACAAGATGCAGATGAACACAAACCAGCTGACCTCAATACATGCAGATCTCTGCCAG GCAATAACTACTCCAGCCATGGCAGTCAGTCATATTATGTTGGAATCGTATAAAAAGTACATTCTAGTTTCTTTGATACTACTTGGCAAAGTTCAACAGCTACCGAAGTACACCTCTCAGATAGTGGGTAGATTCATTAAG CCCCTTAGTAATGCATACCATGAATTAGCACAAGTTTATTCAACCAATAAACCATCGGAGCTCCGAAACTTGGTCAACAAACATAGTGAAACATTCACCAGAGATAACAATATGGGGCTGGTTAAGCAGTGCTTGTCATCTCTTTATAAAAAGAATATACAGAGGTTAACCAAG ACATTTTTAACCCTGTCATTACAAGATATGGCAAGTAGAGTGCAGCTATCAGGGCCGCAGGAAGCAGAAAAATATGTCCTTCACATG ATAGAAGATGGTGAAATCTTTGCAAGTATTAATCAGAAAGATGGTATGGTCTGTTTCCATGATAATCCTGAAAAATACAATAATCCGGCTATGCTTCATAACATTGATCAGGAG ATGCTGAAATGTATAGAGCTTGACGAACGACTGAAAGCCATGGATCAAGAGATCACTGTGAACCCTCAGTTTGTGCAGAAG AGTATGGGCTCTCAAGAAGATGATTCAGGAAGCAAACCTTCAAGTTATTCTTGA